The following are encoded together in the Juglans microcarpa x Juglans regia isolate MS1-56 chromosome 2D, Jm3101_v1.0, whole genome shotgun sequence genome:
- the LOC121249103 gene encoding uncharacterized protein LOC121249103 isoform X1: MISSPCKKKVKDGASCMVPELAELEFLIMISVSANFICLKFEKVVALNFPWLIYDETSDAPAVKLVKSSIFSYEQPMSQLSHKLNLCLAWKSARSNYRESLQGRALRTKFLCLLPNK, from the exons ATGATCTCCTCCCCTTGCAAAAAGAAGGTGAAGGATGGGGCATCGTGCATGGTTCCGGAGTTGGCAG AGTTGGAGTTTCTTATTATGATTTCAGTATCCGCCAACTTCATCTGCTTGAAGTTTGAGAAGGTGGTAGCGCTGAATTTCCCTTGGTTgatatatg ATGAAACATCTGACGCTCCTGCTGTGAAGCTTGTGAAAAGTTCAATTTTCAGCTATGAGCAACCCATGTCACAG CTTAGCCACAAATTGAATTTGTGTCTAGCCTGGAAATCAGCAAGAAGCAATTACAG GGAatctctccaaggcagggcccttcggacaaaatttttgtgtttattaCCAAACAAATGA
- the LOC121249103 gene encoding uncharacterized protein LOC121249103 isoform X2: MISSPCKKKVKDGASCMVPELAELEFLIMISVSANFICLKFEKVVALNFPWLIYDETSDAPAVKLVKSSIFSYEQPMSQLSHKLNLCLAWKSARSNYRMLLLPLTFHSF, translated from the exons ATGATCTCCTCCCCTTGCAAAAAGAAGGTGAAGGATGGGGCATCGTGCATGGTTCCGGAGTTGGCAG AGTTGGAGTTTCTTATTATGATTTCAGTATCCGCCAACTTCATCTGCTTGAAGTTTGAGAAGGTGGTAGCGCTGAATTTCCCTTGGTTgatatatg ATGAAACATCTGACGCTCCTGCTGTGAAGCTTGTGAAAAGTTCAATTTTCAGCTATGAGCAACCCATGTCACAG CTTAGCCACAAATTGAATTTGTGTCTAGCCTGGAAATCAGCAAGAAGCAATTACAG GATGTTACTATTGCCCCTTACCTTTCATAGCTTCTAG